The Marivirga tractuosa DSM 4126 genome contains the following window.
ACAAAAGGACAGCTAAAGCTGTCAAAGTTTTACCACAAAGTTCCCCAAAGTGGTTCACTAAGATTCACAAAGTGACAGCTTAAACGGATTTTATTTTTGTGAATCTTAGCGTAAGTCTCTGTGCAACTTAGTGTTAGTATCTGTGTAACTCAGTGGTTAAAGAAACAATAGCCTTTGGCTATCATTTGTTTTCATTAAAGTACTTATGTTTGAGGCATGAATAGTTCAAAAGAATTCATTGCCAAGATAAAACACTTCTATTTTACGTTACTTTGTGCAACTTAGTGTAAGCCTCTGTGCAACTCAGTGGTTAAAGTACTAGTAGCCTTTGGCTACCATTTGTTTTATTGATGTTATGCTGCTTTATTTAAAATTCCGCCATTTTCGTTTAACTTTGTTTTTTTAGAATAAAACTGATTTGAAATTCAATGTCTGAAAAGATAAAAGCATTAAAAGCTGAAATATCAGCAGCAAAGGCTAAAACTCAAGAAGAGTTGGAGGCTTATAGATTAAAATTTATTAGTCGCAAAAGTGTATTAGGAGATCTTTTTGCCGACATTAAAAATATAGCTCCAGAAGATCGCAAGGCTTTTGGTCAGGAAGTAAACGAAGTAAAGCAATTAGCAGAAGAAAAATTCAAAGAGCTAATTACAGGATTGGAAAGTGCAGATACTGGAAGCAAATCTTCAGCCCCAGTAGACTTGACTCTTCCTCCCAATATTAATTTGGGAACGGTTCATCCGCTTACCTATATCCACAATCGTATAGTGGAGATTTTCCAAAAAATTGGCTTTAATGTGGCGGATGGACCAGAAATAGAGGATGATTTCCATAATTTCACTGCATTAAACTTCCCTGAAAACCATCCGGCTCGTGAAATGCAGGATACTTTCTTTATTGAAAGTAATCCTGATATTGCTTTGAGAACCCATACTTCTTCTGTGCAAATAAGAATAATGGAAAATCAAAAACCTCCATTTAGGACTTTAGCACCTGGCCGTGTATTCAGAAATGAAGCCATTTCAGCTCGTGCACATTGTTTCTTTCATCAGGTAGAAGGCTTTTTTGTGGACAAAAATGTGGGGCTAGTAGATTTGAAACAGACTTTATATTATTTCGCCAAAGAGCTTTTCGGACAAGACACTAAAGTTCGTTTCCGCCCTTCTTATTTCCCATTCACTGAGCCAAGTGCAGAAATGGATATTTCCTGTAACATCTGTAAAGGGAAAGGCTGTAATATTTGTAAATATTCTGGTTGGGTTGAAATCTTAGGCTCAGGAATGATTGACCCGAATGTGTTGGAAAATTGCGGTATTGATTCTGAAGAATATACAGGCTTTGCTTTCGGTATGGGAATTGAAAGAATTGCCATGTTGAAATTCCAGGTAAATGATTTAAGGCTGTATTCTGAAAATGATGTTAGATTCTTGAATCAGTTTAAGCATTTGAGTTAGTCAAAATCTATACTAAAAAAAGATTATGAAATTAGATGATATCAAAAGCATTGGCATTGTAGGTGCAGGTACCATGGGTTCGGGCATTGCCCAAATGAGTGCTATGGCTGGTTACCAAACTTTTATTTTCGATATTCAAGAATCCGCCTTAGATAAAGCCAAAACTGCCGTTACCAAAAATCTTGAAAAAGGAATTGAAAAAGGTAAAGTAACGACTGAGCAAAAAGAGGCTTGTATTCAAAACATTAGTTTTATATCTGACATGAATCAGTTGAAAGCTGATGTCATCATAGAAGCGGTAATTGAAAAATTGCAGGTAAAAATTGACATTTTTAGTCAGTTAGAAAAGATTAATTCTGCTAACACCATTTTAGCCACCAATACTTCTTCCATTCCCATCACTCAAATTGGTGCAGGGCTACAAAATCCTGAAAGATTGGTAGGGATGCATTTTTTCAATCCTGCCCACATTATGAAATTGGTAGAGATTATTTCTGGTGCTGCAACCAATCCTGAAATTGCTGAGACGACTAGAGCCTTGGCTGAAAAAATGGGTAAAAAAGCCGTGATGGCAAAAGATTCACCTGGTTTTATCGTTAACCGTGTGGCGCGCCATTTTTATGTCGAGTCTTTAAAAATAGCCGAAGAAAATGTAGCCGACTTCGAACAAATTGACAGATTAGTGGAAAGTTCGGGATTTAAAATGGGTCCTTTTCGGTTAATGGATTTAATAGGCGTGGATACTAACTTTTCGGTTACCAAATCTATGTTTGAATCATTCTATTATGATAGCAAATTCAGACCAAGCAGAATACAACAACAAAAAGTGGATGCCGGCCACCACGGAAGAAAAAGCGGCAAAGGGTTTTATGACTATAATTAAGAAATTATCTTTTCTATTATTTTTTCCACTGGTATTGCTTTTAGGCTGCGCAGAAGAAAACCCAGAGGTTTTTGTTGATGAACTCCCTTTACCCGATCCTTTTCAATTATCTCTAAACCTTGATTTGGTCAGTTTCCAAAGCTTGCAATTCGAAAAAAACGTGATTTTACCTGATGTTGGCTTAAATGGCGTGATTGTAGTCAAAAGAGCAGAAAATGATTACGCTGCTTTTGAAAGAACCTGCCCTTATGAGCCCGAAAAAGATTGTTCCATCATTTCCATGAATGCAGGTCAACAATATTTGGAATGTGAGTGTGGAGATTCATTTTATAACTTAAGCGGTTACCCAACGAATAGTCCTTCCCCCAGAAAACTGAGAGAATATTATACTAGCCTGTCTGGAAGGAATTTATATATCGACAATACGATTGTTAGAAGTGAGAATAGGTAGTTAACAAAGTCAAAAGTGGGTGCTTCTGGCTTTTTGATTTGACACGAGCTATGAAGCTCGCGCGAGCTCAAGGAAGAAGAGAAAAACATTTCAGACCAATCTTAATACCAATACTTGCTTGTTAATGACCCCATCGGGTTCAACTTATGGTAACTGAAAACTGACGACCAATCCCAAGCTCCGAAGGAGCGACCTTATCGCCTACAAGCTTTCAATATAACTCAAACGTTACCTTTCCTGTAAGGTCGTTCCTACAGAACTTTTTGGGACTATATTGTTTGTAGTTACCATAGGGTCGTTCCTCTGGAACTTAGAGAGATTAATTGATAGATTTTAATTTCTTGCTCAGATTCGCGCCTTTACCTTATGCTTGCTCAGTATTAGATGTTTTTTTCAACACATTCTCAGACTGCGACCGCTTATTTTTTATCCTTTTCTCTCAAATCTCTAAGACTTAAATCACTTGTTTCAATTCTTTCCATTAATTTTAAGCTATGGAAAAAATGAACTGGCTAAAATTACTGAACCCAAATCGACTAGGACAGAGTACGAATAGCAATCAATCCTCTGCACGCTCATTTTTCGAGCAAGATTATGATAGAATTATTTTTTCTCATCCTTTCCGTAGGTTGCAGGATAAAACCCAGGTAGTTCCTTTACCCGAGGAAGATTTTGTACATACAAGGCTGACACACAGTCTGGAAGTCAGTAGTGTCGGAAGATCATTGGGTAAAAAAGTAGGAGAATCCATAGTTGATAAATACCCAGAATTAAAAGAGTCAGGTTATTCGGCTTTTGATTTCGGAGCTATTGTAGCAGCTGCTTCCTTAGCGCATGATATTGGAAACCCGCCATTCGGTCATTCAGGTGAGGATGCTATTTCAGCATTTTTCAAAAACAGTTCATTAGGTAAATGGATTCAATCTCAAGTTTCAGTAGAAGAATGGGCAGATTTAATAAACTTTGAGGGAAATGCACAAGGCTTTAGATTATTCAACAGACCTGATAACCAAGGTATAAAATTAACTTACAGCACTTTAGCGGCATTTAGCAAATATCCGCGAACTGCCCATCTTTTTGAAAAAGATGACAGCAGAAAAAGCCAGAAAAAATATGGGTTTTTCCAGACAGAAAAGCAATATTTCGAAGAACTGGCCAATGAGTTAGGTTTAATTCGCTTGTCTAACGAAATGAGTTGGGTCCGGCATCCACTTACCTTTTTAGTAGAAGCAGCTGATGATATTTGCTATCATGTAATTGATTTGGAAGATGGTTGCCGTTTGGGCTGGGTTTCATATGAACAGGCTCGTGATTTGTTAGCCAATGTTTTAGGAGACTCCTATTTGCCGGAAAAGCTAGAAAAAACAAAAGGCAAAAATGAAAAGATAGCTTATTTAAGAGCTTTATGTATCAATAAACTCATTAATGAATGTGCTGAAGTTTTCATGGAAAATGAAGAAGACATTTTGACTGGAAAGTTTGATTCGGCTTTAATGAGTAAAGTTCCTTCAAAAAGAGTTTTGAGTAATATCATAGAAGTATCCATTCAGAAAATCTACCGATCTCACTTGGTGTTGGAGACCGAAGTAGTGGGACACCGAGTTTTAGAAGGTTTGTTGGAAGAGTTTTTAGGGGCAGCCATTGCTCAAAAAGGCGTTGAAGAATCCAGTAAAAAGGATTTAACGGTTTTCAGATTATTGCCCGAAACCTATCAAGAACTAATTACCGATACGGCTAGTCTTTATGAAATCAGTTTGTTGTGTATTGATTACATTAGTGGTATGACAGATCGATATGCAATAAACCTTTACAGAAAACTAAAAGGAATAAGCCTGCCAGGAATGAAATAATCACGACCTTTTTTGAAATTTTTGATACCAATTATCCATGACAATACTATGTGGCAATGTTAAAACGGAAAGAAAAATAATGGTGAGGAAAAAGGGTGATATATTAAATTTATAATAAGAAAAAGCAAAGAGTAAAGTAGAAGCCCCAATTATGCTTATAGCAGAATAAGGAAGCAGTTCTTTAATAAATTTCTTTAAATCAAATTTCTTGCGCTGTTTTCCAAGATAAATATATTCTTGATAAAGCACTTTCAAAGAATGCCAAATAGCAAAGTAGAGAGAAAAAGCCAGCAAGGGGGGAATAGTAAAGAAGGCTAAGTGTAGAAGTAAAAATATTACAAGCTCTGTACCAAATCTATTTCTATTTTTAGCTTTACCTACTATTATAATAATCATCAAGACCACAGTAATAATGCTGCTTATAAGAAAGAAAAACATTAAATTTATTTCAGTAATTACTGAAGAAGTGGCAGAAAAATGTGAGGTTTCAGAAAAGAAGCCAATCAGTTTCTCATAATGATGATAAAACAAACCACTAATAATCGACCCACCCCACAAAAGATAAAGTGCTTTTTTGATGATGTTCTTTTCAGAGATGTTAATATCACTAAACTGTGATTGTCCGAAATGATAAAAGGAGATCAAGAAAAATAAGACTAAACTTAAATAAGGAAGTAAAATCCATAAACCAACATAAACTGCTATTAGCCCTAGATAGAAACCATAAAAACTAAATTGATCCTGTTTAGACGGCTTCTTTCTTTGCATTAAAACGTGATCAATGGCTCCATGTGGAATTCCCACAAGAAAAATCATAGCTAAGGTGATCTGCAGTTGAGTCTCAAATGAGAGGGTTTCCAACCAAGGATAAATGGAAATTAGCACTACAGTTATTGCAATATGTAAAAAATTGGTTTTTAGCATTTTGAATGATAAAACCTGAATACCGGCATTTTGTTTTTTTGCTTATTCTATTTCTTCAATCAAAATACTTTTGCCATTCCAAACCACCTCTTCCCCTACCATTTTATCAATCATCTGCTGAGCAAGAGGAGTAATGGCAGAAATCATGAAAACCTGATCTTTTTCGATTGTTATTTTTCCGTATGAGATGGAAATAAAATACAAAGCTGCTGATGTTCTAACTATTGATCCTAAACATACTTTCTGGTGCTTAATAGAGGTATTAATTTTGCTCAGGGTTTCTAATTGTTGATTTAAGACAGCCATTTGAGATTGTAATTTACCCTTTTCCTGATTCATCATTTCCCGACTCGTTTCATACTTATCTCCAGCCGAACTTTTGGTTTCAGCACCCAATGAAATTTTCAGGTTTTCCATCTCTTGCTCAATTGCTTTTATCTTGGCAATTATTTCAGCTTTACATTTACCGATTAAGGCTTTTTTTATCATCATTTTTTAATGCGTTCAAACATTGATTCTAATTTATGCCGGTTTTGCCTTAAATCCGCAAGTTGACACTCGTAACTTTTTAGGGAGAAGATATTGGGAAAACTTAATTTACCCATGGCAATAGAATAACTGATGGTGATAGGTAAGTAATTTAAAAACATGATGACTTTTTGAAAAGATTGGGTGTGTACCTTTTTAAATCCTAGCCTCGATGCTGTGTGAGGATTTATAAAGTAAGCATTTGCCTTTATTTTTAAATCGTCATTTCTTTCGTTAAAGCTATCCAATAAATTTAAAAGCCCTTCCATGTAGCTGTAGAGAATAGTCTTTTTGTTTCTGGACTCGCTCTTTTGAATGCTAAGGGTGTAGTAGTAGTCGAAAAGTGTTCCCCCGTGCAAATGAATGCTATTGTTTTTTACTGCTGATGACAAAAGTAAAGGGGAATAATAAACTATTTGGCCACTATTTCTGCCAGTAGGAACATCAATAAATGAGGCAAAAATGGAGATTACTGGCTGAATTAAAACCAACAAAACCCAAAGACTAGTGCTCCATGCCATGAATACAATCACCGCAATAATGATCAACATATTGAAAACAAATGACCATAATTTTCTTTTTTGGTCTCTTTTCGGAAGAATATAATAGCGGTGAACAACTTTCATAAACCTTTAAAACTAGTTTGCAATTATGCTATATCAAAAAGGGAGCTTTTTTAAATCTACATTGCCACCACAGAGGATTACTCCTACTTTTTTTCCTTTATATTTTTCGGCAGTTTTCATCATAGATGCAAACGGAACAGCACCCGAAGGCTCAACCACCAATTTTAAATAATTAAAAATTAAACGCATGGCCTCAATTATTTCTGCATCACTTACGGTAACAATATCAGTAATGTAATCTTGAATAATAGGAAAGTTTCGCTCTCCCACTGAAGTCCTGAGCCCGTCCGCAATGGTATTTGGGTTTTCCATTTGAATAAGTTTTCCTGCCTTCCATGATCGATAAGCATCATCGGCTCCTTGTGGTTCAGCCCCAATAATTGGTATTTTATGTCCAAAATATTGAGAAGAGAGTAATGTTCCCGCCATTAATCCACCCCCACCTATTGGTGCAAATATTGCTTTTAAGTGATCAGTATCCTCTATCATTTCTTTAGCACAGGTTGCTTGCCCTGCAATTACATCGTAGTTATCATAGGGATGAATAAAAGTAGCCCCAGTTTTTTCAATTACATCATTTAGGGTTTCTTCTCTTGCCATTAAATTGGACTCACAAAAAATAACTTCAGCACCGTATTTTTTTACCGCTTCAACTTTCACCTCAGGAGCATTTTGAGGCATTACGATGTAAGAAGGTATTTTTGCTATTTTTGCTGTTAGTGCTATAGCTTGTGCGTGATTGCCTGAGGAATGAGTGGCAACCCCTTTTTTAAGCTGCTGTTTTGTTAATGACAAAACAGCATTAGATGCGCCACGCATTTTAAAAGCCCCAACTTTTTGTAAGTTTTCACATTTAAAATATACGTTTACTCCTAACATTTCATTTAGTTGGGTTGAAGTAAATACGGGAGTGCGGTGTACATAATCATGAATTCTTTTT
Protein-coding sequences here:
- a CDS encoding deoxyguanosinetriphosphate triphosphohydrolase, encoding MEKMNWLKLLNPNRLGQSTNSNQSSARSFFEQDYDRIIFSHPFRRLQDKTQVVPLPEEDFVHTRLTHSLEVSSVGRSLGKKVGESIVDKYPELKESGYSAFDFGAIVAAASLAHDIGNPPFGHSGEDAISAFFKNSSLGKWIQSQVSVEEWADLINFEGNAQGFRLFNRPDNQGIKLTYSTLAAFSKYPRTAHLFEKDDSRKSQKKYGFFQTEKQYFEELANELGLIRLSNEMSWVRHPLTFLVEAADDICYHVIDLEDGCRLGWVSYEQARDLLANVLGDSYLPEKLEKTKGKNEKIAYLRALCINKLINECAEVFMENEEDILTGKFDSALMSKVPSKRVLSNIIEVSIQKIYRSHLVLETEVVGHRVLEGLLEEFLGAAIAQKGVEESSKKDLTVFRLLPETYQELITDTASLYEISLLCIDYISGMTDRYAINLYRKLKGISLPGMK
- the pheS gene encoding phenylalanine--tRNA ligase subunit alpha, which produces MSEKIKALKAEISAAKAKTQEELEAYRLKFISRKSVLGDLFADIKNIAPEDRKAFGQEVNEVKQLAEEKFKELITGLESADTGSKSSAPVDLTLPPNINLGTVHPLTYIHNRIVEIFQKIGFNVADGPEIEDDFHNFTALNFPENHPAREMQDTFFIESNPDIALRTHTSSVQIRIMENQKPPFRTLAPGRVFRNEAISARAHCFFHQVEGFFVDKNVGLVDLKQTLYYFAKELFGQDTKVRFRPSYFPFTEPSAEMDISCNICKGKGCNICKYSGWVEILGSGMIDPNVLENCGIDSEEYTGFAFGMGIERIAMLKFQVNDLRLYSENDVRFLNQFKHLS
- a CDS encoding 3-hydroxyacyl-CoA dehydrogenase NAD-binding domain-containing protein translates to MKLDDIKSIGIVGAGTMGSGIAQMSAMAGYQTFIFDIQESALDKAKTAVTKNLEKGIEKGKVTTEQKEACIQNISFISDMNQLKADVIIEAVIEKLQVKIDIFSQLEKINSANTILATNTSSIPITQIGAGLQNPERLVGMHFFNPAHIMKLVEIISGAATNPEIAETTRALAEKMGKKAVMAKDSPGFIVNRVARHFYVESLKIAEENVADFEQIDRLVESSGFKMGPFRLMDLIGVDTNFSVTKSMFESFYYDSKFRPSRIQQQKVDAGHHGRKSGKGFYDYN
- a CDS encoding threonine ammonia-lyase, which produces MLLQEIPKKEDILAAEKRIHDYVHRTPVFTSTQLNEMLGVNVYFKCENLQKVGAFKMRGASNAVLSLTKQQLKKGVATHSSGNHAQAIALTAKIAKIPSYIVMPQNAPEVKVEAVKKYGAEVIFCESNLMAREETLNDVIEKTGATFIHPYDNYDVIAGQATCAKEMIEDTDHLKAIFAPIGGGGLMAGTLLSSQYFGHKIPIIGAEPQGADDAYRSWKAGKLIQMENPNTIADGLRTSVGERNFPIIQDYITDIVTVSDAEIIEAMRLIFNYLKLVVEPSGAVPFASMMKTAEKYKGKKVGVILCGGNVDLKKLPF
- a CDS encoding Brp/Blh family beta-carotene 15,15'-dioxygenase gives rise to the protein MLKTNFLHIAITVVLISIYPWLETLSFETQLQITLAMIFLVGIPHGAIDHVLMQRKKPSKQDQFSFYGFYLGLIAVYVGLWILLPYLSLVLFFLISFYHFGQSQFSDINISEKNIIKKALYLLWGGSIISGLFYHHYEKLIGFFSETSHFSATSSVITEINLMFFFLISSIITVVLMIIIIVGKAKNRNRFGTELVIFLLLHLAFFTIPPLLAFSLYFAIWHSLKVLYQEYIYLGKQRKKFDLKKFIKELLPYSAISIIGASTLLFAFSYYKFNISPFFLTIIFLSVLTLPHSIVMDNWYQKFQKRS